The nucleotide sequence ACTGCTACAAAAATTACTTCTCTATCGTTTTGTTAGCAATCGTAGatccattttataaatttatcaTTGTGGATATTGGTAGCTATGGTCGACTGAGTGATAGCGGAATATTCGAAAACTCAAATTTCTATCAAGCGTACTTAAACGGAAAATTACTACTACCGCCAAAACCTCTTCCAGGAGGTGAAGATCCCACACCACATGTTTTGATAGGAGATGAGGGGTTTGCTTTGAAAGAATATCTTATGCGACCTTTTCCTAGAGCAGCCGTTGTACAtgacaacagaaaaaaaacttttaactatAGACTTTGTCGAGCTAGACGAGTCGTTGAGAACAGTTTTGGAATTTTGGCACAGAAGTTCAGAATTTTCAATAGACCCATAGAAACCAATGTTGAAACCGCAATACATATCGTAAAAGCCGCCTGTTGCTTACATAATTTCATCAGAGTGAAAggagaaacattttttattgatctaAAGGAAATACAGAGTGATCCAAGGGCATTCACTCCAGTAAGACCCACAAATCAAAGATCTCCAAACGCAGCTTTCGATGTGAGGGAAAAGTTTGTcacctattttaataataatagaataaatgtaatagaataaatataaaaactgtcACTTACCGCTTTGATTCATCTCTCTTCCTATAGATTCCCAAAGTTCATTTTTAAGAACAGTGTTTTTATACTGCCTATGGCCCAAATCATACAAACATACGTGAGCACGAACACATTCGACTAATTTTTCGACattcatttttgtaaaatgatacCGTACCGTGTGCTCACGCCCCCCCCGGCAGTGTGACTACTACTGAATAGGACTGtgtattaaatttaataaaaatgcttcgtgAAAATGATATAAGTGTTATAGGGTAAAACCGGGATAGttgccccactttttgaaaagGCTCTCTAATTTTCAAACTGTACGTGATCCATGAAGAATttccataaatattaaaagtttgatctttttaccaaaaatacgacttgtttttgttgatttaacAATAACAGATTCTGCAATTGAGTTTTTGCAAACCCATTTTTTTGAGGATAAATGCCTACCTATATGGATAGATGCCTCACTTTGAAAATGCTGGGGAGGATAGATGCCTGTGATGTTGGATAGGCGCCCTTTAGATTGAAATAAGTAAAGTAGATAGTTTTGTTATGTCTTTTATTTGTACTATTTAGGTAATTGTTATAATGGTATCCTTAATCATTtgtttatgaaacaaaataaaacaaaattttaatatgcaCAAGCAGATAAGCAAGGttacattacattaaataataattttaagcataTGCTATCATAATACGTATAGGTTatggggatagatgcccctaagGGCGGGCACCTATACCGCGAAAAATTGGGGTGACTATCCTTTTTGCTATGGATAGATGCccttttattttttgacttAACTAAATACAAAAGGCCCATTATTGATAAGTAGATATAAAGTTAATCAAccaatatatacatataaaaaaatagaagataattaattactatgtaaaaaagatcatcatcatcatctcagccataggacgtccactgctgaacataggcctcccccttagatctccacagatacctgttggaggcgacctgcatccagcgtcttccggcaaccTTTATAACCACCTTTTtacaccttgttggtggacagacgaccttatacgACCGAAAAAAGATACGTATCAGTAAATACTTGGTTTACGTTTGAAACTTTGAAGCACTCGTCGTGTCGGAGATAATCGCACGCACGAGCGAAACACGTCAATCCCGCGGGATGGTCTGTGGGGCACTCAGAGCAGGAGGCAACGCGTTCTATTTTTAGACTATTATCACTGTGTTGCGATTTTGCAATGTAATTTTTCAgaaaatggggcatctatcctgctgcggcatctatcccggTTTTACCCTATTCCGCAAGCTTATTTGACAGAcagagaaaaattaataaaaaaaaacaaaacactgacaCAACAAGGTTCCCACTTGAAAGGTTTTAATGTTTGTGCCGGAAAAAAGGTTTAACGTTCTGAGTATCGCGAACAACTACATACGTAAACCAAAACGCGTCCAGAGGGCGCTGCGCTCGCGTCCCGCCGCGCCAGTCCCCGCCGCTTCTGACACACTGTGGGCGCGATCACGTCGCAttcccgctgtgtgcagagaccttaaggtctctgcacacagcgggcgcggcgcgacgGGACGCGGCGTGGCGGGGCGGCGACGCGGCGCTGGCGCGACGGGATCGGTCACACTGCGGGCGCGATCACGTCCCGCCCCGCCTGTATTCGTGTGCGTTGTATACGTGACTTGTAttcccgctcggcgcgacggcggcgtggcgcgacagttaccgtcgcgccgagcgggacggctctgtgtgacgtcgtccgtaatatctagtacattacaactgctcagcgtcgcgtcgccgtcccgtcccgtcgcgccccgcccgctgtgtgcagcgaCCATTactagattttagtttttttctgtaTCTATTGATGTGTATCTGGTCAGAGATTGGTGTTCCAGAAGAAAGATTTAATCAATAAAGACAGGATGTTTTTTAGAACGGTACGTATTTGTGAGTACCTATTTTGACCGTAAGTATATGTAGTTTGGCATTCGGCCAGTATAAAACAGTTATTTCTCAAAAAGTTGAGGCGATTGTTTTTCTACTTGTCTCTATTTCAGGTTTTatcattttttacaataagataGAACCTATATTCAATActgctttgtttgtttgtttcaattcagtccgatttaaaaagttatttcagtgtcagatagcccatttatcgaggaaagctataggCATTTTTTATGCGGGTTCATGTAGAGAAGCTATAGTAAATAGGTAATGTGCTGGGTAGTTCTTTTTAACTCCTAAATAGTGGGATTTGGTTGTTTGTAAAGGTACCTATATGTTACAAAATGCAATGGATTCGTGTATGGTGGCCTGTGGACAGGTTCATGTATTTCACATAGGTTCATATAGTTCATTATTCTATTGGTTGATCCACAAACTCTCTAAGCAAACctgtattataaaacaaatactaaatactgtatattaaaaaatacacaaagctTTCACtccatgaaaaaaatattcaattgcaTACAATTAGCTTGATATTTGACATCATTTTACTGAAAAGATTAGCCTAACAATAACTTGTActgaatttatataaatagaacTGAAATACTCACATCAGTCATTGCAATAAATTGCAGGAAACGTTTTAGACTATTACATATTATGgttaatgatgataatgttcGTGTGATGCGTTTCTGTGTCATTTTAATACGTCAGTGCAGTGTGCaagtgcggacagccccgaggacacggtggaccacacagtccaggagtgccctgcgtggcaggggcaccgccgggtcctcgtcgaggctttgggcggtggcgacctctcgcgtccggccctggttcaggccatggaatgggatgccgtcgcctccttttgcgaagcggtcatgctcgagaaggaggaggcggaacgccagagagtacgcacctctcatcccggccgccgcgctggacaaggtagacaccatgggcgccgggcgtcgcgtgatgactcccggccactcgtccctctgtctgcttagacgacagaaccgtatcgacggcgcgcgttgtttcacgcgctcctcaaagagatgtcagcaaccccagcggggcccagcagggccaaggcctgccggggctgcgggttgttcgaaagagataccgcggccctggtacataaacagCCTATGACGGAaccaacggtttttagtcagtaagagtctgacactccctcactgctgctaacccacagcgggaggggtcatttgatgatttttgacttcGGAAAAAAAAAGTGCAGTGTGCAAGCCCATAGTTACTACTTATCGAATAATCTACTGACATGGCTTAAGTTTTCCATAGGATAGAACGTCGGAACAGTAATAGACTTATGGACGAAAAAATGtattaatgtaggtaccttttttttattggaaagcatcaaatgacccgctgtgggtgcagcgtgaggtagTGTCACTCTTACTGTCTAATACCGATCATGTTCTTTCTTTAGCCCTTTAtacaccagggccgcggtaactctttcgaacaatcccggaGCCCCGGGCCTTGGCCCTGATGGGCCCCGATaggtaatgtaggtacctatgcttAAGAACTACTGCTCACCTGCGGGTTGTGCGAAaaagataccgcggccctggtacataaaaggcctatgacggaacacgacggtttttagtcagtaagagtctgacactccctcaccgctgctaacccacagcgggaggggctatttgatgatttatgacgtcgtttaaaaaaaaaaagagctACTGCTCACTACAGACTTACTTATATTTCGGGCGATAGTTTGCGCACATAAATtggtatggaaatgaatggtagtgcgctcATTTACAACAATCAGGATTACACTAAAAGATTGTCAATAAACCATCGGACCAACTATTGGCCGGCAGTTAAGTTTGCAGGGTGCAAGAGATCTTGGACATAGATTAGGTAAGATTAGGTAATTATTACGTAGATTGGGTAATCTGCTAAAAGAAAACTGTTTCAGTataaacatatcctccattatTGTTCTATTGATATGATACAAAGTAAAAAACAACGTAAAATAAGCTTTAAAATTAATCAACTTGCTTGACAGTTTTAAAGTCAACTTTCCTATCGAACCAGCCAGTTTTCAGGATTCAGTTCATATTGCACACTGATTcagtatttattattcttttacataaGTTAAAGAAGAATCCTGCATTTAGTTCTGTTTCTATGGTAAAGCTAATTGTGTGAGAAATACTTTTTACTACGACGTATTTATATAGTCAAGTATTTTGCGGTTGACCACATTATTCCAGTAGGTGCACCAATCAATCATTTATCTGaactattatttaataatcgcTTTGAGAAACAGGATACCAATAAAACcacatatttaaaatatgaaacaggcatttaattgtttatttataaataatggcaagcatgtgataataaataaaaatgcaaaaacaaaacaacaaggATTTCAGTCGATAAGCCTCAGTCATAGAAGTATATGGCTAAGTTTACAATGGCAACAAAATATTATCCACTTTTGCTATTTTCGATCAAAAATAGTGCAAAAGTCAGAAAAATATAATGCTATATTAGAtaagttattaataattttgaccTGCATCCAATCAAAATGTCGATTTTCCGAAAAAGcatgataaatatatttttttttaatattccctattttgaaatttaatttcGATGAAAGCCCCTAtagtacaataaatataatagttattcCTTTTACATAATTagtaataacattatttgtCGCTACATTCAAACGTAGGCGGAGTCAAAGTCCCTGATAcgattgtcatatttttttcaaatgatTGCTAAGTTTAATAGGTACAGAGATAAGAGAGCTTTATGCCGAAGTAGTCGCTGCAGGCGTGGTCGTCAAAACACTGAAGTCAGGACGTCCAGGGGTATAATGTGGCCAGGTAGAGAATTCTGCGACGAGGGCGTCACCAGGACACTCAGTCGCGCTGACCTGGTTGTGAGCTATCAGTTTGTAGTCGGGGCTGATCTTGCCTCGTATTACTCCTTCTTCGATTAAAGCTTTGGTCGTTTCTAGCTGCTCAACTGGAGGTAGTTCCACTGGAAATATAGAAAACATTAGTACTGGTTCATAAGGAAGATTATCACGACTTGTTTACCATTTATTAAATGTCACTactaatgtaatgtaatgttgtatactaatattgtgTTACCTTTACACACAAGTTAGTgaataaatggaataaaataaaactaaatgaaCATTTGTTATAAGGCAAGAAATGTCATAAATTATGTAGAGGCAAAAAAAGGGTACGAGGAATCGGCGAATGTCCATACGTAATTTTGCAGTTATAGGGAATGAGAGAAACAGAAGCGGGTAACATTTTATACGGACCAAATAACTTGGGCACAGGAGGAAGAAGATATTGTTAATCATAAAGCATTGTAATAGTAAATACCTCTCCAGTCTCCAATAAGACAGATGCCGATGCTGTGGCTGTTGGCGACGGTCGCGTGGATGCCCACCGTGTCCCAGCCGCGGCCCTCGTATGCTGCTCCATCACCACCCACGCAGAAACTAGGGAAGAACaggttgaaattaaataaaatatgaattaacgTTACTGTCTACTGTAAGAGATTACTGAGATAAGCCTCCTAAAAGCCTCCCCGTTCTTAAGTGATTGTAAAGgccaaaatgaaataaaatgttttgattttgattttgagaaGGTGTGACTACTTATGGTTGTGACTACTTGTGACTTAGGATTGGAAGTCAGTGCCGGTAGTCAATTGTCTCAAGTTTCTATCCCCTATATAGGTAGAGGCCACCAAAAAACTAGATGGCGGGACGTAGTGGCGAATGACATGGAGGATTGCTAGGTGTACGAGAGAGATGATGAAAAATTAGGAAAACTGACTCCACCACGATGTGGCATACAAAGTACTTAGGAAAGACAGAGTGCCGTTTTTCTTTTGCTTAACTACTTCTACTTtcttttacttaaaataaatatatttaagtaggtatagctTAGGTATCTTGACTATCTGGTGACTGAGTTGAGGCTCTACAATATCTGATGATTCTCCAAAATCATATATTACTCATAGCGCTATTATCCACTAATGGGCTTATAGGCTTAAACGACTGTCACAATGAGCGTGCAAAATGTTTGTAGATATTTACatgatttataataattgttaaatTCTGCCAACTCACGAGCGAAAAAACGTGATCAAATACTACAAAAGATATTAGCTAAAAAACCTGCATTCATATAATATAATCTGCCTCTTTTGGTGCCAAAAATAGAAATACAGTCACTGGCTAAAACCTAAACCGGTTTAGTCGAAACCAGATTTAGAAATAATGGTATTTCTTTAATAAACATTTGATTTTCTCGCTTCAGCGGAGTCGGTAGTTCCcctcgatattttttattacttcgcAAGTACTCACATAACAAAAGTAGTtgagaaaaaattaaaaaccatttTACTGAATGCGGTAACGGATGTAAATAATCCAAAAGAGGTGATTACTTTAGTCAACAATTATGTTAACCACTAATTGAGTATATTTTATCTTAGTACATGAATACGGACATATTTTGCATACATTAAtcagttatttaaatatctacagGACTCTGTGGGCGTGGTTTTCCCTCTGTGACGTCATAATACGAGCGTTTTGTGAGCACCAATCAGCATTGCTGATTTTATTACCAATGAGCTTATTGGGTCTAGAAATATTAAGTGTAGgctataggtataggtacttacttttgcCTACTTCTTTTTCGggcaataggtacctattcgtATATTATTCGCATACTTATTCATTCTGTTATTCGATTGTTCGTTGCACTAGATTTCGCTCGCGACTCCGTCCGCATCCCCAAGGAAGTACCTACCGCCTAACTGACTACCTACTCGTAGTGGCAACGTCTATAcgtagttttaagaaaaaatatgagaAAACATTATCATCGGAGTCACATCAGGCAAGACTTCAAGACAAACACAAAGACGTAGTTATAAGTTTAACATAAAGGTAAATTATCTAACGTCAGTATTCGAGGTAAGTCTTTTCATTTTGACACTGATCCACTTATTGCATTTCCTTGAccaaattatctaaaaaactatcTAATTAGCCACAATAAAACTGTCAAAttcgataaataataaaaaaccccAATGCAATACTACTGTTTACTTAA is from Helicoverpa zea isolate HzStark_Cry1AcR chromosome 19, ilHelZeax1.1, whole genome shotgun sequence and encodes:
- the LOC124639424 gene encoding peptidoglycan-recognition protein LB-like, yielding MAFKLLVSAVFATLLSAHASPLALKSIERSFPFYSKEEWGAEVPTDVRPLHHPAPYVVIHHTYIPSACDSVEDCSAKMRSMQRYHNSLGWGDIGYHFCVGGDGAAYEGRGWDTVGIHATVANSHSIGICLIGDWRVELPPVEQLETTKALIEEGVIRGKISPDYKLIAHNQVSATECPGDALVAEFSTWPHYTPGRPDFSVLTTTPAATTSA
- the LOC124639426 gene encoding protein ALP1-like; translation: MLSDSDVETLLLLFALAKKKQRKRKWVHEINQNRRNYGEYHRLCREILSHEDKFYAYFKMTQECFEELHSILCDKISKLDTNWRRSISSRERLAICLRYLTTGDSYQTIAFSFRVGHSTVSNIVKNVCVEIWILLQPTYMPAPSEETWRQSEFGYRELWNFPNCVGSIDGKHIAIKCPPNSGTHYYCYKNYFSIVLLAIVDPFYKFIIVDIGSYGRLSDSGIFENSNFYQAYLNGKLLLPPKPLPGGEDPTPHVLIGDEGFALKEYLMRPFPRAAVVHDNRKKTFNYRLCRARRVVENSFGILAQKFRIFNRPIETNVETAIHIVKAACCLHNFIRVKGETFFIDLKEIQSDPRAFTPVRPTNQRSPNAAFDVREKFVTYFNNNRINVIE